The Bacteroidota bacterium region CACAAAACCAAGAACAAAAAAAGGGAAAAGGCACCCTTTGGATTGTATTATTTTTACTCTCTGCCGTTATGAACATTTACCAGTGGCGCAACCACACCACCACAATCAATACTTATGAACAGAAGGTGGATACACTTGTCGTGGAGCGGGTGAATGTTGAGAAAGAACTCTCCGACACAAAGGCTGAGCTGGAAAAATACCGCGGCATTTCCGCAAACCTTGATAGTCTTCTGAACGAAGCTCAGGCTAAGATCGAAGAGCAGGCTAAAAAGATCAAGGACATTAATTCCCGAGAAAAGAACATGGCGGCTCTGAACACCAAGCTGAAACAACAGCTTGCAGACCTCCAAATGCTGCGTGACGAATACCTTGGCCGAATCGACTCGTTGCTCATGGCAAACAAACAGCTGGTTACCGAGAAAGAACAACTCACCAGCAACGTTGAGTCCTTGTCTAAGAACCTCGAAACAACTGTCGCGACCGCATCTGTATTGAAGACAGAATATATCAAAGTACAGTCTTTCAAACGCAAATCTTCCGGCAAATTTGTTGAAACAGCAATGGCAAAACGGACACACAAGCTGAGTATTTGTTTTGATGTTCTGGATAACAAAATCGCGAAGCAGGGCGACAAAACGGTTTACCTGAAGATCACAGAACCAGGCGGAAAAGCTGTGGGCAATCGCAGCACCGGTTCGAATTCATTCAAAACGTCGGCCGGAGAAGAGATCATGTATGCCGCCACGACTACGATCAATTATACCGGAGCGAAGCAAAATGTTTGCATGAACTACGAAGAGCAGCAAGACAAGATGTTCCCTCCCGGAACATATCTTATCGAGGTGTATATTGATGGCAACCTTAGTGGTGCAGGATCATATACTTTGAGATAAATAAATATTATTTTTCGCGCAAAGGCGCAAAGGACGCAAAGCAAAACACTCTGCGCTCTTTGCGCCTTTGCGCGAAATAATACTTGTGTGTTTACGGCCGGAGCCTTTCTTCAATAGCCCGGATCATTTTCGGGGCAATATCAAAGCCTCGCATGCGCCAGACCTCTTCTCCGTTTTTCAACAGAACAAAAGTAGGGACGCTTAATACGTGAAAATCTTTCGCGAGCGCAGGGTGTTCGTCAATGTCGATTTTTTCGAGAAAGATCTTTTCATCAAAGTGTTTCAATACAACTTCAATCACCGGTTCCGCCCATTTACAGGGCTCACACCAGGTAGCATGAAAGTCAAGCATCAGCAATGAGTGCTGTTGGATGAGTTGGGAGAGATCCACAGAGAAAAAGGACTACAGGCTTTTTGTTTCCACGGCGCCGGTTGCCACCGGGATATTTTCGTCTTTAATCAGACTCCAGCCACCGTAGACATTAATTACATTGGTATAACCGACAGCTTTCATCATGGAAGCTGCGATCATGGATCTGTAACCACCCGCACAGTGAATGTACAAAGGTTCGTTTTTCGGGAGAGCAGAGATGCTGTTTTTTAAATCGGCGAGAGGCAAAACATTTGCACCCTGAACGTAACCGGCCTCCGCCTCTGAAATTTTTCTTACGTCGAGAACAGCAGCACCGGATCGTACTTTGTCAGCGAAAACTTTTGGAGAAACGGAATTTACGGAATCGGTTTTTTTACCCGCATTAATCCAGGAGTCCATTCCACCCTGAATATATCCTCTCACATTTTCATATCCGACACGAGCGAGACGCTGTACGGCTTCTTCTTCTTTGCCAGAGTCGCAGACCAATACAAGCGGAGCGTGAATATCGACAACGGTTCCCACCCACACTGCAAACATTCCATTAAGACCAATGTTG contains the following coding sequences:
- a CDS encoding thioredoxin family protein, with protein sequence MLDFHATWCEPCKWAEPVIEVVLKHFDEKIFLEKIDIDEHPALAKDFHVLSVPTFVLLKNGEEVWRMRGFDIAPKMIRAIEERLRP